A genomic region of Sulfobacillus acidophilus DSM 10332 contains the following coding sequences:
- a CDS encoding protein of unknown function DUF125 transmembrane (PFAM: VIT family~COGs: COG1814 Uncharacterized membrane protein~InterPro IPR008217~KEGG: mep:MPQ_2523 hypothetical protein~PFAM: Protein of unknown function DUF125, transmembrane~SPTR: Putative uncharacterized protein) gives MAKDFSLVPTAFTEERSSDGRATTIRQMVFGMNDGLVATVGLVTGLIFSGSSRTVILAATLAAIIAAVSSMALGSFLATKTEVEYLKAQIQQESRELEEDPEQELDEMRQIYRRYGFLDAETEILLARLKADKTLWLQLMLRDELGILPESFENPWSNAGWMALAVALGSLPPLLPIMLGSQPKEALIWVIGLSALTAFGLGGVTATVTANRWWRAGISFLLVATIAALIGMGAGTLIAPLLSSH, from the coding sequence ATGGCGAAAGATTTTTCCCTGGTACCGACGGCGTTTACGGAAGAACGGAGCTCTGACGGGCGAGCCACGACGATACGGCAAATGGTGTTCGGTATGAATGACGGGCTGGTCGCCACTGTTGGATTAGTCACCGGGTTAATCTTTTCCGGTTCTTCAAGAACCGTGATTTTGGCAGCCACTCTGGCGGCAATCATTGCCGCCGTCTCGTCCATGGCCTTGGGATCTTTCTTGGCCACCAAAACGGAAGTGGAATATCTTAAAGCTCAAATTCAGCAAGAATCCCGTGAACTGGAAGAAGACCCGGAACAAGAATTAGACGAGATGCGCCAGATTTATCGTCGATATGGGTTTTTGGATGCGGAAACGGAAATTTTGTTGGCTCGGCTCAAAGCCGACAAGACCTTATGGTTACAGCTCATGCTCCGAGATGAACTCGGCATTTTACCGGAATCGTTTGAAAACCCCTGGTCCAATGCAGGATGGATGGCATTGGCCGTAGCCCTCGGCTCCCTTCCGCCGTTGCTCCCCATTATGTTAGGGAGCCAGCCCAAAGAGGCCCTAATTTGGGTGATTGGCCTGTCGGCCCTCACCGCTTTTGGTTTAGGGGGCGTCACGGCCACGGTCACCGCCAATCGCTGGTGGCGAGCCGGCATTTCATTTCTATTGGTAGCGACGATCGCAGCCTTGATCGGGATGGGAGCCGGCACCCTCATCGCCCCTTTATTAAGCAGCCATTAA
- a CDS encoding Stringent starvation protein B (PFAM: Stringent starvation protein B~COGs: COG2969 Stringent starvation protein B~InterPro IPR007481~KEGG: mca:MCA1958 ClpXP protease specificity-enhancing factor~PFAM: Stringent starvation protein B~SPTR: Stringent starvation protein B) produces MTTPKSLKVFLIQAVYHWCVDQGYTPYIGVKDDEPGVSVPPGYSQEGITTLNVAPRAVHDWQTTATGWTFDARFQGESVSIRVPFHAIMAIYARETGQGLFMSTEPGMGGIVFGPDEVPDDSPEPPTPKGRAGFRVIKGQS; encoded by the coding sequence ATGACCACTCCCAAGTCTCTTAAAGTGTTCTTGATTCAAGCGGTCTATCATTGGTGTGTTGATCAAGGCTATACCCCCTATATCGGGGTAAAGGACGATGAGCCCGGCGTATCGGTGCCGCCAGGCTATTCCCAAGAGGGCATTACAACGCTCAATGTGGCTCCCCGTGCCGTCCATGACTGGCAGACGACGGCCACCGGATGGACATTTGACGCGCGGTTTCAAGGAGAGTCGGTATCCATTCGGGTTCCCTTTCACGCCATAATGGCGATATACGCGCGAGAAACCGGGCAAGGTCTTTTTATGTCGACGGAACCGGGCATGGGGGGGATCGTGTTTGGGCCGGACGAGGTCCCGGACGACTCGCCGGAGCCCCCGACGCCTAAAGGCCGTGCCGGATTTCGGGTCATTAAAGGACAATCTTAA
- a CDS encoding thioesterase superfamily protein (PFAM: Thioesterase superfamily~InterPro IPR006683~KEGG: tro:trd_1308 thioesterase family protein~PFAM: Thioesterase superfamily~SPTR: Thioesterase family protein) — protein sequence MFTPPKLLEWDANVCYICAKTSGPSGLPLYFWGTPQGVYACWIVPDWAIGHQGTLHQALVASLVDDAMGHAIYHHAHIATMTAELTVQPCRPILYGTPITVQGWVDRHRSRLFLAQAQIVAANGDILVKASGKFVPAPASRQPSAD from the coding sequence GTGTTTACGCCCCCAAAGTTACTCGAATGGGACGCCAACGTTTGTTATATTTGCGCCAAAACCTCAGGCCCCTCCGGGCTCCCCCTCTATTTTTGGGGTACCCCCCAAGGGGTGTATGCCTGCTGGATCGTACCGGATTGGGCCATCGGTCACCAAGGCACGCTCCACCAAGCTCTGGTGGCCAGTTTAGTGGACGATGCCATGGGTCATGCCATTTACCATCATGCCCACATTGCGACGATGACCGCCGAACTAACCGTTCAGCCCTGTCGCCCCATCCTATACGGCACGCCCATCACCGTTCAAGGATGGGTCGATCGCCACCGTTCGCGTCTCTTTCTGGCCCAAGCCCAAATTGTTGCCGCAAACGGTGACATCCTGGTTAAGGCGAGCGGAAAATTCGTCCCGGCTCCCGCTTCCCGGCAACCGTCAGCCGATTAA
- a CDS encoding Beta-ketoacyl-acyl-carrier-protein synthase II (PFAM: Beta-ketoacyl synthase, N-terminal domain; Beta-ketoacyl synthase, C-terminal domain~COGs: COG0304 3-oxoacyl-(acyl-carrier-protein) synthase~InterPro IPR014030:IPR014031~KEGG: adg:Adeg_0960 3-oxoacyl-(acyl-carrier-protein) synthase 2~PFAM: Beta-ketoacyl synthase, N-terminal; Beta-ketoacyl synthase, C-terminal~PRIAM: Beta-ketoacyl-acyl-carrier-protein synthase II~SPTR: 3-oxoacyl-[acyl-carrier-protein] synthase 2) — MNTVVVTGLGMVTPFGLGIDILWDRLLKGHHAFRPITGLAPKPLVGAPVDLSLDTLLDPRVLRQTDRFVHFGLIAAEAALSAAGNPHRTVSSDRMGVVLGNAVGGLGTFRDGTRTLADGGRLSPFFVPAFIPNMAAARIAMAFQIHGMNLTVSTACAAGTDAIGIAFDIIRNGRADVVIAGGAEALFIPEMVTGLLQTRALSPVAEPDEACRPFDQDRTGMVMGEGAAILILEREDHARARGIRALARVLGYGSAGDGEHPAAPAVDGHGQRLAMATAIKEAGIRPQDVDYVNAHGTATVVGDRVEWTSILEVVGPVTTSSIKGSVGHLLGAAGALEAAVTVKILEEQMVPPTVGCQRVDPLCPLDIVHESPRRLPVKFALSNSFGLGGQNASVVLGRI, encoded by the coding sequence ATGAATACCGTTGTGGTTACCGGTTTAGGTATGGTTACGCCGTTTGGACTGGGCATTGACATCCTCTGGGATCGGTTATTAAAAGGCCATCATGCGTTTCGGCCCATTACCGGACTGGCCCCCAAACCGTTGGTGGGGGCTCCGGTAGATCTGTCGTTGGATACCCTCCTCGATCCCCGGGTTCTTCGCCAAACCGATCGGTTCGTCCACTTCGGTCTGATAGCGGCGGAGGCCGCGCTATCGGCAGCCGGAAATCCTCATCGGACGGTATCGTCCGATCGGATGGGGGTGGTGCTGGGGAACGCGGTCGGAGGACTGGGTACGTTTCGTGACGGCACCCGCACGCTGGCGGACGGGGGGCGTCTCTCGCCGTTTTTTGTCCCCGCCTTCATCCCCAATATGGCGGCCGCGCGGATTGCCATGGCTTTTCAAATTCACGGGATGAACCTCACGGTTTCCACCGCGTGTGCGGCAGGGACGGATGCGATAGGGATTGCTTTCGACATCATTCGGAATGGCCGAGCCGATGTGGTTATTGCCGGAGGGGCGGAGGCGTTATTTATCCCGGAAATGGTGACGGGTTTATTACAAACCCGGGCGCTTTCGCCGGTGGCCGAACCCGACGAGGCGTGTCGACCGTTTGACCAGGACCGCACGGGCATGGTGATGGGGGAAGGCGCGGCTATATTGATTTTAGAGCGCGAAGATCATGCCCGGGCCCGTGGCATCCGGGCTTTGGCGCGTGTACTCGGGTATGGTTCGGCCGGTGACGGAGAACATCCGGCAGCTCCGGCGGTCGATGGTCATGGACAACGTCTAGCCATGGCGACGGCGATAAAGGAAGCGGGTATCCGTCCCCAAGACGTGGATTATGTCAACGCCCACGGCACGGCAACGGTGGTTGGCGATCGGGTCGAATGGACGTCGATTCTCGAGGTGGTCGGACCCGTGACGACCTCATCGATCAAGGGGAGTGTCGGGCACCTGTTAGGAGCCGCCGGAGCCCTAGAGGCCGCCGTTACCGTAAAAATTTTAGAGGAGCAGATGGTGCCGCCCACGGTCGGGTGTCAACGGGTCGATCCGTTATGTCCCCTGGACATCGTGCATGAAAGTCCCCGTCGTCTTCCGGTCAAATTTGCGTTGTCCAACTCCTTTGGACTTGGCGGGCAAAATGCCAGTGTTGTCCTCGGGAGGATTTAA
- a CDS encoding (Acyl-carrier-protein) S-malonyltransferase (PFAM: Acyl transferase domain~COGs: COG0331 (acyl-carrier-protein) S-malonyltransferase~InterPro IPR014043~KEGG: slp:Slip_1448 malonyl CoA-acyl carrier protein transacylase~PFAM: Acyl transferase~PRIAM: [Acyl-carrier-protein] S-malonyltransferase~SPTR: Malonyl CoA-acyl carrier protein transacylase), giving the protein MPKDGVVALFPGQGDVRMAKDGWNRHPIVQEVFREASDIACRPIPAPSDLTPDSPQVERQLSLMAASLGRWEMIRQEGVSIVAAGGISLGEYAAAVVTGALSRADGFRAVLARGRCMDRYARAGNMLAVLGLDTDNLRHALQGVAADAYIACIYGPQHHLVSGTDSALPQVRLRLSQPGIRVVTVPTGIPSHCPLMAAVVPCLYRAFKTLDWRPLSIPWLSGVDGQVTRRVVTVRERLVRQTVEPVHWLHMVHTLRYVHNRVMDIGPGQSVSRLLKNQPGLALIPYRERIMP; this is encoded by the coding sequence ATGCCAAAGGATGGGGTGGTTGCGCTATTTCCTGGTCAAGGAGACGTACGCATGGCCAAAGACGGCTGGAACCGACATCCGATCGTGCAGGAAGTATTTCGAGAAGCATCCGACATTGCCTGCCGACCCATCCCGGCACCGAGCGATCTCACCCCTGATAGTCCTCAGGTCGAGCGCCAGCTATCGTTAATGGCCGCCAGTCTTGGGCGTTGGGAAATGATCCGGCAAGAAGGCGTGTCGATTGTTGCCGCGGGGGGGATTAGCTTAGGGGAATACGCCGCGGCGGTGGTAACGGGCGCCTTATCCCGGGCCGACGGGTTTCGAGCCGTGTTGGCCCGGGGGCGGTGTATGGATCGCTACGCACGAGCCGGCAATATGCTGGCCGTTCTCGGGCTTGATACCGACAATCTTCGTCATGCGTTGCAGGGTGTGGCCGCGGATGCTTATATCGCATGCATCTATGGGCCCCAGCATCATCTGGTGTCGGGAACGGATAGTGCATTGCCGCAAGTGCGTCTTCGGCTATCGCAACCGGGAATCCGGGTGGTGACCGTACCTACGGGGATTCCGTCCCATTGTCCCTTAATGGCTGCGGTCGTACCCTGCCTGTACCGGGCATTTAAGACATTAGACTGGCGCCCTCTGAGTATTCCGTGGCTGAGTGGGGTTGATGGGCAAGTGACCCGGCGGGTTGTTACCGTCCGGGAGCGATTAGTTCGGCAAACGGTTGAACCGGTTCATTGGCTTCATATGGTGCACACGCTTCGCTATGTGCATAATCGGGTGATGGATATCGGGCCTGGTCAGAGTGTTTCACGGCTTTTAAAAAATCAACCCGGTTTGGCTTTAATTCCTTACCGGGAACGGATTATGCCATAG
- a CDS encoding Enoyl-(acyl-carrier-protein) reductase (NADH) (PFAM: short chain dehydrogenase~COGs: COG0623 Enoyl-(acyl-carrier-protein)~InterPro IPR002198~KEGG: dpr:Despr_0937 short-chain dehydrogenase/reductase SDR~PFAM: Short-chain dehydrogenase/reductase SDR~PRIAM: Enoyl-[acyl-carrier-protein] reductase (NADH)~SPTR: Short-chain dehydrogenase/reductase SDR): protein MPGHPVALITGGTRGIGLAIAQRLAREGYALGLLYLRHHRQAKAAEDQLSEKVPVSVIRADVRDPEAMADAARHVSTRYGPITLAVHNAAQGVARPLLDTRWRHFEFTMAVNAWGFVTLAQAAVPFMSEGGHLMGISSLGAARSYPDYGLVGASKAALESLARQFARELGPQNIRVNVIAAGPMESEALHHFTDGPNWLQTFQSRAPLHQPLLPADVAEAVWCLARQPMVTGQVFTVDGGYSAMA, encoded by the coding sequence ATGCCGGGACATCCTGTGGCTCTCATCACCGGCGGCACCCGGGGCATTGGATTGGCTATTGCTCAGCGGTTGGCGCGTGAAGGGTATGCTCTGGGACTCCTCTATTTACGCCACCATCGCCAAGCCAAAGCGGCCGAAGACCAGTTAAGCGAGAAAGTCCCGGTAAGCGTGATCCGGGCAGACGTACGCGACCCGGAGGCGATGGCCGATGCCGCCCGACACGTGTCCACGCGATACGGTCCCATTACGCTAGCCGTCCATAATGCGGCGCAGGGAGTCGCCCGTCCCCTATTAGATACCCGTTGGCGCCATTTCGAGTTCACGATGGCCGTCAATGCCTGGGGATTCGTTACGCTCGCCCAGGCGGCTGTGCCGTTCATGTCCGAAGGCGGCCATTTAATGGGCATTAGTAGTCTCGGAGCCGCCCGATCATATCCGGACTATGGGTTAGTCGGGGCCTCTAAAGCCGCCCTGGAAAGCCTAGCCCGTCAATTTGCCCGGGAATTGGGACCACAAAATATCCGCGTTAACGTGATTGCCGCCGGTCCCATGGAATCGGAAGCCCTTCACCACTTTACCGATGGTCCCAACTGGCTTCAGACTTTTCAAAGCCGGGCCCCTCTCCACCAACCGCTTCTTCCGGCCGATGTGGCCGAAGCCGTATGGTGCCTGGCCCGGCAACCGATGGTGACCGGGCAGGTCTTCACCGTCGACGGGGGATATTCGGCTATGGCATAA
- a CDS encoding 40-residue YVTN family beta-propeller repeat protein (TIGRFAM: 40-residue YVTN family beta-propeller repeat~COGs: COG3391 conserved hypothetical protein~InterPro IPR011964~KEGG: gur:Gura_3003 YVTN beta-propeller repeat-containing protein~SPTR: 40-residue YVTN family beta-propeller repeat protein;~TIGRFAM: YVTN beta-propeller repeat) — protein MRHQRIIPWIGSLTLLGPLWATPVWAVTRSPGPTLYRVRATWQDVGATPHFAGLDIRLQKLFVSNLSQGTLTVLNAQSGVKEATIRLGGTLHTVVVDQQNQRVYVTDIQRGLLDVVNPATNRIIARISVGGHPHGLAVSQRLHEAAVSNISLNAVEIINLNTNRVMKTIPVGPNPWGVSINPVTDTIYVANTGINPYAASPAPTVNPAGNSVTIINGRTLTVEKTVVVGPHPWNVLADPVTDTTYVGVSGAHAVAVLADQRVIQDIGVGQSPHGLALDLAHHQLWVNNSASNTVTLINTQTNTVSQTLPVGVDPQGVTVNPVTQTAYVVNQGSDSVSVVAPVVKEK, from the coding sequence ATGCGCCATCAGCGGATTATACCCTGGATTGGTTCCTTGACCCTTCTCGGTCCCCTCTGGGCGACTCCGGTTTGGGCGGTGACCCGTTCTCCAGGACCCACGCTCTACCGGGTTCGGGCGACCTGGCAAGACGTCGGAGCCACGCCCCATTTCGCCGGGTTGGATATCCGGTTACAAAAACTGTTTGTCAGTAACTTGTCCCAAGGCACCCTCACCGTCTTAAACGCTCAATCCGGCGTAAAAGAAGCCACTATCCGACTGGGCGGAACGCTCCATACCGTCGTGGTGGATCAACAAAACCAACGCGTATATGTCACCGATATTCAGCGCGGATTGCTTGACGTGGTCAATCCTGCCACCAATCGGATCATCGCCCGGATTTCGGTCGGGGGCCACCCGCACGGATTGGCGGTGTCTCAGCGTCTTCACGAAGCGGCCGTCTCTAACATCAGCTTAAACGCCGTCGAAATCATTAACCTCAACACCAACCGGGTGATGAAAACCATTCCCGTAGGACCCAACCCTTGGGGGGTCTCCATTAATCCGGTCACCGATACCATTTATGTGGCTAATACCGGGATTAATCCCTATGCGGCATCACCCGCCCCGACCGTCAATCCGGCCGGCAATTCGGTCACCATTATTAACGGCCGTACCTTGACGGTAGAAAAAACCGTCGTGGTCGGCCCTCATCCTTGGAATGTCCTGGCTGATCCCGTCACCGACACCACCTATGTCGGGGTCAGCGGAGCCCACGCCGTGGCCGTCTTAGCCGATCAGCGGGTTATCCAAGACATCGGCGTCGGGCAATCTCCTCATGGGTTGGCCCTCGATCTAGCCCATCACCAATTGTGGGTCAATAACAGTGCCAGCAATACGGTCACTTTGATTAATACCCAAACCAATACCGTCTCCCAAACGTTACCGGTTGGAGTCGATCCGCAAGGCGTGACCGTCAATCCGGTTACCCAAACGGCGTACGTCGTTAACCAAGGCTCCGATAGTGTTTCCGTTGTGGCCCCTGTGGTCAAGGAGAAATAA
- a CDS encoding hypothetical protein (KEGG: tsc:TSC_c11170 hypothetical protein~SPTR: Putative uncharacterized protein) has product MRYHYRWALTAATAGAFLTMTAGTSFAATAPDFTQDGFPTVVQTVTVTPTQAATITYGDMTITIPAGTFSDTVQFSLLEGPVAQIAANQPAGMETFADFAFKVVDPTTNTLVTTFNKPVMFSLTNPSVNADTQYYDISPTGQYSLNPIPATISGDTLTHAIKAAVVGWAIADPTVPDFTQHGFPTVLATTNVTPGQATSVSADGITVNIPGDAFTTPVTFELLQGPVGSFSAMAPSGQAPVTDFAFKVVDPQTGALVGKFNAPVVAEITNSQINANSKYWDITPTGSYAANPIAPTISGDTLSHPIAAAAVGWVITSPAVVQATSPVTGLPLAPIVGGGAALTLVGLYFMTRKGVTH; this is encoded by the coding sequence ATGCGATATCATTATCGATGGGCTCTAACGGCAGCAACCGCAGGAGCGTTTCTCACGATGACGGCCGGTACCAGTTTTGCCGCTACCGCACCGGATTTTACGCAAGACGGATTTCCGACCGTGGTTCAAACGGTCACCGTGACCCCGACCCAGGCGGCGACTATTACGTACGGCGACATGACCATTACCATTCCGGCAGGGACATTTTCCGATACGGTGCAGTTTAGCTTGTTGGAGGGACCGGTCGCTCAAATTGCGGCCAATCAGCCGGCAGGGATGGAAACTTTTGCGGATTTTGCCTTTAAAGTCGTGGATCCCACGACCAACACCCTGGTTACTACATTCAATAAGCCGGTCATGTTTTCGTTGACGAATCCGAGTGTCAATGCCGACACCCAATATTACGATATTAGTCCCACGGGGCAGTACAGTTTAAATCCGATTCCCGCCACCATATCGGGCGATACCCTGACGCACGCCATTAAAGCGGCGGTGGTGGGGTGGGCGATTGCCGATCCGACCGTACCGGACTTTACCCAACATGGGTTTCCCACGGTACTGGCCACGACGAATGTCACACCCGGTCAGGCGACGAGTGTTTCCGCCGACGGGATTACCGTGAACATTCCCGGTGACGCATTTACGACACCGGTCACGTTTGAGTTGTTGCAAGGGCCGGTCGGTAGCTTTTCCGCTATGGCCCCCAGCGGACAGGCTCCAGTCACGGACTTCGCGTTTAAAGTCGTTGATCCGCAAACGGGCGCTTTGGTGGGTAAGTTTAATGCCCCGGTTGTCGCAGAAATTACCAACAGCCAAATCAACGCCAACTCGAAGTATTGGGACATCACACCAACCGGGTCTTATGCGGCGAATCCGATTGCCCCGACGATTTCCGGGGATACCTTAAGTCATCCGATAGCGGCGGCGGCCGTGGGCTGGGTCATTACGTCGCCGGCGGTCGTGCAAGCCACGAGTCCGGTAACCGGATTGCCGTTGGCGCCCATCGTGGGCGGTGGCGCGGCCCTGACGCTTGTGGGCCTTTACTTCATGACGCGTAAGGGAGTTACGCATTAA
- a CDS encoding sortase family protein (PFAM: Sortase family~TIGRFAM: LPXTG-site transpeptidase (sortase) family protein~COGs: COG3764 Sortase (surface protein transpeptidase)~InterPro IPR005754~KEGG: afo:Afer_0452 sortase family protein~PFAM: Peptidase C60, sortase A/B~SPTR: Sortase family protein;~TIGRFAM: Peptidase C60, sortase A/B) — translation MRRLWGALLVVVGGLFMASPLLLHGYDTYHQKILMAEAPHPVRVGQGRLGSVPRLPQPALGTVMGTIRIPAIHVDAAFVQGTTESLLLGAPGHFDGSVLPGENGLSVIAGHNATYFHFLNRLTPHDLILVTTQQGTFRFQETFHAIWPANAGLPNSSAPTLALEACYPLNALYFTPDRYIVFARLVKTSPAARVPTGPAPVSSYQPAILPAVYHAYNLLLQDNNLPQGTLTYQGRVSSARLAAFIARGTPLSLVNAAVELVLAYQDTSQNGQVAWRNALFLTGASADNPYGDHAQIQYIDRVNYVITLNREAQPTAITVIAPDVLVNGQAMAIRWQMTIRGSHVYLTAVDARLLS, via the coding sequence ATGCGACGCCTTTGGGGCGCGCTTTTGGTGGTTGTGGGGGGACTCTTCATGGCGAGTCCCCTCCTTCTTCACGGTTATGACACGTATCACCAAAAAATTTTAATGGCCGAAGCGCCGCATCCGGTCAGAGTGGGGCAGGGGCGGCTAGGAAGTGTTCCCCGTCTGCCACAGCCGGCGTTGGGTACGGTGATGGGCACCATACGCATCCCCGCAATTCATGTCGATGCGGCTTTTGTGCAGGGAACCACTGAGAGCTTGCTTTTGGGCGCGCCCGGCCATTTTGACGGATCGGTGCTCCCCGGTGAGAACGGCCTAAGTGTCATTGCCGGTCATAACGCGACGTACTTTCACTTTTTAAATCGCTTGACCCCGCACGATTTGATTCTGGTGACGACACAACAGGGAACGTTTAGGTTTCAAGAAACCTTTCATGCGATATGGCCCGCCAACGCCGGTCTCCCGAATTCGTCGGCGCCCACCTTGGCGCTCGAAGCCTGTTATCCCTTAAATGCGTTATATTTTACCCCGGATCGTTATATTGTGTTTGCGCGCTTAGTGAAGACCTCGCCGGCCGCTCGGGTTCCCACGGGTCCTGCGCCCGTTTCATCCTATCAACCGGCCATCTTACCCGCGGTTTATCATGCCTATAACCTCTTGTTACAAGACAACAACTTGCCGCAAGGCACGCTGACCTATCAAGGGCGGGTGTCTTCTGCCCGGTTGGCCGCTTTCATTGCCCGCGGGACTCCGCTGTCTTTGGTCAACGCGGCGGTTGAATTGGTGTTGGCATATCAAGACACCAGCCAAAATGGACAAGTGGCCTGGCGTAATGCACTGTTTCTCACGGGCGCCTCAGCCGACAATCCTTACGGGGACCATGCGCAAATCCAATATATAGATCGCGTGAACTATGTGATTACGCTCAATCGGGAAGCGCAACCAACGGCGATCACCGTTATAGCGCCGGATGTCCTGGTCAATGGGCAGGCTATGGCGATACGCTGGCAGATGACCATCCGCGGATCCCACGTCTATCTCACAGCGGTTGACGCTCGGCTCCTCTCTTAA
- a CDS encoding hypothetical protein (KEGG: ppm:PPSC2_c0605 hypothetical protein), with amino-acid sequence MSPMPDWKQWKDKAWSTVNQATQGLEHQVIIAQLRADVAKARAQLDQAFEELGRLVYAEWHETELVNRNDSQFSEALVQINQAEAALAQAERKVDEAMRPSAVRCAECGADLPADARYCPRCGRPVVPVG; translated from the coding sequence GTGTCACCGATGCCCGACTGGAAGCAATGGAAAGATAAAGCATGGTCAACCGTCAACCAAGCGACCCAAGGGTTGGAACATCAGGTGATAATCGCACAGTTACGGGCCGATGTCGCCAAAGCCCGGGCTCAATTGGATCAGGCGTTTGAAGAATTGGGTCGGCTGGTTTATGCGGAATGGCATGAAACAGAACTTGTTAACCGGAACGATTCCCAATTTTCCGAGGCGCTCGTTCAGATTAACCAAGCCGAAGCGGCATTGGCCCAAGCCGAACGAAAAGTCGACGAGGCCATGCGTCCGTCGGCCGTTCGATGTGCCGAGTGTGGAGCCGATCTCCCGGCGGATGCACGCTATTGCCCGCGCTGTGGACGCCCCGTCGTACCCGTCGGATGA